One segment of Macrotis lagotis isolate mMagLag1 chromosome 1, bilby.v1.9.chrom.fasta, whole genome shotgun sequence DNA contains the following:
- the CHMP1A gene encoding charged multivesicular body protein 1a codes for MDDTLFQLKFTAKQLEKLAKKAEKDSKAEQAKVKKALQQKNVECARVYAENAIRKKNEGLNWLRMSSRVDAVASKVQTAVTMKGVTKNMAQVTKALDKALNTMDLQKVSAVMDKFEQQVQNLDVHTSVMEDSMSSATTLTTPQEQVDSLIVQIAEENGLEVMDQLSQLPEGASAVGESSVRSQEDQLSRRLAALRN; via the exons ATGGACG atacCCTGTTCCAGTTGAAG ttcACAGCAAAACAACTGGAGAAGTTGGCCAAGAAGGCTGAGAAGGACTCTAAGGCCGAGCAAGCCAAAGTCAAGAAG GCTCTTCAgcagaaaaatgtagaatgtGCTCGGGTCTATGCTGAGAATGCAATCCGTAAAAAGAATGAGGGTTTGAACTGGCTTCGGATGTCTTCCCGAGTGGATGCAGTGGCCTCCAAGGTCCAGACTGCCGTGACCATGAAGGGG GTAACTAAGAATATGGCTCAGGTGACCAAGGCCCTAGACAAAGCTCTCAATACCATGGACCTGCAGAAAGTGTCTGCTGTGATGGATAAATTTGAACAGCAGGTGCAGAATCTGGATGTTCATACTTCG gtGATGGAGGACTCGATGAGCTCAGCTACTACCCTGACCACTCCTCAGGAACAGGTGGATAGCCTTATTGTGCAGATCGCTGAGGAAAATGGCCTGGAGGTCATGGACCAGCTTAGTCAGCTTCCTGAAGGGGCCTCAGCTGTAGGAGAGAGCTCTGTTAGGAGCCAGGAAGACCAACTGTCTCGAAG